In Paenibacillus protaetiae, the genomic stretch GCGCAATTAATGAACTTCTCGATTTGCGGAATCAATCGGATAACCCGGCTGAAATTAAGGGTATCGACAACCGTTTGAATGATTTGACTCATCAGTTGTTTATTCTTGAAGCTTAACCGTATATAGGAGACTTGCATGCTGCGTATACAGCGAGCGAGTGTTGCAGTAAGAGCCGCCTGAGAAGCGGCTCTTTTTTTTGCGTTTTGTCATGATTGGGCCAATGGACGGAAACATTAATGGCATTCCGAACGTCAATGGTTACAAAGGAGAGTGACTACCATGAACAAAACTCAAATCCGCTGCTCCCTTGCATGCTTCATTGTGGCAGCTGCAATTACAATGGGAGGCTGCGCGAACAATAACGGCAGCTCAAACGGCAGCAATGTTTCCGAATCGCCGCCTGCTTCAGCAACGGTTTCTCCCGGCAACAATCCGTCTTCGGACGCAACGGCAACGCCGCCCGCACAGGAGACTTCCAAGCCGGACGAGAGTAAAGCGCTGCTGGAGACGATTGAGGCGGCTGCCAAGGAGGGCAAGGTGCCCGGCTGTAATTATGCAGCCCATATAGCGCTATACGATGATATTGAAAAAGAGTGGGGCAAAGCGGATAAAAACGATACAGCCGGAAAAGGCATTTACGCGGTTTATGAAAATAAAGGGATTACGTTTGGCTACAATAAAGGCATGCTTGTATTTGATGTCCGTTCCTACGCTCCGGAGCTTAAGCTGCTGACGCTTAAGCAAATTGAAGGAGCGCTTGGCCAAGCGGATGAAAAAACAACCAGCGGCGATGATCAGATCTACACGTATAACGTAAATAAGCAATATCAGCTGAAATTTGCGATTCCGGAATCTACCGGCAAAGTGGATCATATTTCCGTCTACAGCCCCGAAGATGCGAAAAATTTAATGGCGGGTTAACGGACCAAATGATGCGGAACAACATACGTTAATACGGGAAAAAATTAATATTCCGGGGCGTTAAAAAACAGTTGCTTTTGCACCGGATAGATGTTATTTTTAATCTCGTTGAACGAAATGGTTAGCCATAATAGGAACCAGGATTCACTCAGGACATGGTTATGTTGCGAGAGAGTATTCCCTCGGGAAGTGAATGACGTAGGTCCTAGCGGATGAAATTTTTAAACATTTTATTCCTAGGAAGGGGGACCGAAAGATGGAGTATTCAACTTTCGGACGACACGTTGCGGTTGATGCTTGGGGAGTCGATTTTGATCTGCTGAACAACGCTGAGTTGCTGCAGGCTTATATGGTTGAAGCTGCAGAAAACTGCGGGGCTACCGTACTTTCGGTGCAATCGAAGCAATTTGAACCTCAGGGAGCAACGGTGCTTGTACTGCTTTCGGAAAGCCATCTCTCCATTCATACGTATCCTGAGAGAGGGTTTGCCGCGCTTGACTGCTATACTTGCGGTGAATCGGTGGATCCGCAGCTTGCTATTGATTGCATGCTGTCCGTATTGAAGCCTAAAACAACGTATGCCAAAAAGCTTGTTCGCGGTATGGGCGAGCTTCAGCTTGAAGAACCACACATCATGCAAACCAAGTTTGTTTAATGGACATAAATGTTGAAATAACCATGGACGAAAGTCCATGGTTATTTCTTTTCTTAAATAGGGAATAATGGATACAGGTTTTTCAAATATTATTCATAAATGAACGGCTTATGAATGTCGAACTATGCTATACTTAACGTTGAAATTAGACAACATCAGGAAGTTTGGAAAGGCAGGTGACATGCGCATGCACATTATGGTCGTAGGACTTAATTATCGAACGGCTCCAGTAGAAGTGAGGGAACGCTTTACGTTCTCGGAACAGGATTTGCCGGAAGCGCTTCGGCAGCTTAAGCAATCGACAGGCGTTATGGAATGTGTCATTGTTGCAACCTGCAATCGTACGGAATTGTATGTAGTCGTGGACAGGCATCATATGTGCGGGCATTACATTCGCAGCTTTATGGAGTCATGGTTTCATTTGCCGCGGCAGCAGTTTACCAATCATTTATACATGTATGAAGACCATGACGCTATCAAACATCTGTTCCGCGTAGCAAGCGGACTGGATTCCATGGTTATTGGCGAAACGCAAATTCTCGGACAAGTCAAAGATGCATTCCAGCTTGCCCAGCAGCATAAAATGACGGGCACGCTGTTTAATATGCTTTTTAAACAAGCGGTAACGGTTGCGAAACGCGCACATACGGAAACGGCGATTGGCGAATTGGCCGTATCGGTCAGCTATGCGGCTGTGGAGCTTGGCAAACGGATTTTTGGAGCGTTCCATAAAAAAACCGTTATGCTGCTTGGCGCCGGAGAAACAAGCGAGCTGACAGCCAAACATCTGGTTGCTAACGGCGCAACCAATGTTATTGTCGGCAACCGCACGTATGAACGGGCAGCAACGCTTGCCCAGCAGCTGAACGGGCAGGCATTTGGCCTGAATGAAGCGGGCAGCCGGTTAAGCGATGTCGATATTATTATCAGCTCCACCGGAGCGTCCGGTTATGTATTAACAAAGGACGAGGTAGCTGCAGCGATGCAGCGGCGCAAATCCAAGCCGCTTTATTTGATTGATATTGCAGTTCCGCGGGATTTGGATCCTGCGATTGCAGAAGTAGACAACGTGTTCCTGTATGATATAGACGATCTGGAGGGCATCGTGGAGACGAACCTGGAGCTTCGGCGCAAGGAGGCGGCCAAAATCGAAACGATGATCAAAAAAGAGATGGATGCTTTTGATTCGTGGTATAAAACGCTTGGCGTCGTGCCGCTTATCCGCGCACTTCAGACAAAAGCGGAGGAAATTCACGAGGAAACACTGCACAGCTTGACGAATAAGCTGCCTGATCTCGGCGAGCACGAGCTGAAAGTGATCCGTAAGCTGACGAAAAGCATCGTCAATCAAATGATGCAAGATCCGATTCTTCGAATTAAAGAGATGGCCGGCGAGAAACGCTCGGATGAAGCGATGGATATGTTTGTTAAGCTGTTTGCGCTGGAGGACCGCCTGGAAGCGGACAAGCAGGCTGAACGGCAGGCGAAATCCGAAAAAGAAGCTGCTGACAAAAAGAAAATGGCACAAAACCAAGCAGCAATAACGTTTGCGGCTATGACACCTTAACGCTTAAGCAGAATTTCGCTTTAGGGCCGTAATGTGGAGGCGCACATATGGGAACGGCTAATTGGTTATATGACGCGATACTTTATATTTATGCCCTGAGCTTACTGTTTTACTTCTCCGATTTTATGGATGCCAATCGGAGAGCGAAACGGGTAGGTACAGGGCTGTTAATTTTTGTATGGGTTTTACAGACGGTATATGTATTAATTCGTATTTTCCATCATTTGGATTTAAGCGCCATATCGACCTTTGAATACTGGTTAGGTTTTTCATGGCTGCTGATTACCATTTCTGTTGTCATGAACCGCTTTTTTAATATTGAGTTTCTCGTTTTTTTTGTTAATGTCATTGGCTTTGCGGTGTTGGCTCTGAATTTGTACAGCGGCAGCCGGAACGGCGTTTCCATTGAAGCTTGGGAAACGACGCGCAACCTGCTGTACGTGCATATCAGCCTGATCTTATGCGCATACGCGGCTTTAACGCTTGGCGTATTGTTCGCTGCGATGTACCTGTTCCTGCACAAGCAGTTGAAAGGCAAAAACTGGACAAAACATATGCGCAGGCTGCCCAGCCTGGAGATGATTAAACGTTATTCGGACCGGGCCGTCATGATCGGCGTACCGCTGCTTGCGATGTCCCTGTCAGTAGGCGCAACTTCGATTATTGTGGAGAACAGGCTGGAGCTTCTGCTGGACTGGAAAGTTATTTTCGCATTTCTTGCTTTTATCAGCTATATTGTTTATGTCGTACAAAGATCACTCGGAAGAAAGCCGGCTTTAAAGCTGGCGCAGCTTCAAATTTTTTCGTTTATTTTGCTGGTATCCGGCTTTTTTGTAAACGGGTTGTCATCATTCCATTAACGGGCACAGGGAGCGGGCGGGTTGAGCAATTATTATCCAATGATGGTTCGGTTAAACGGGAAAAAATGCATCGTCGTCGGAGGCGGTAAAGTGGCCGAGCGTAAACTGGCCGGCTTGCTGGAGGCAGGAGCCGACAATGTTGCCGTCATCAGTCCGGTTATTACGCCAAAGCTGGAAGAGCTGGCTGCAGCCAGCTTGATCCGCTGGGACAAGCGGCCGTATAACGGCTTGGATGCCGGCGTATTCCTCGTTATTGCCGCAACGGATGACCGTGAGGTGAATAAGCGGGTTGCAGCGGATGCCGAGCGGCTTGAAGCGCTTGTTAATGTTGCGGATGCGCCGGAAGAAGGGCGTTTCATAACGCCTGCGGTGGTCCGCAGAGGTTCGCTTCTGCTGGCGGTTACAGCCGGCGGGGCAAGCCCTTCGCTTACGGTCCGCATTAAGCGGGAGCTGGAGGCACGATACGGGCCGGACTATGCCGCGTATACCGAGAAGCTGGCTCGTCTGCGCTTGCTTGTTCAGCAGACCGTAGCAGACGAAATGGATAAGAAAGATATTTTGCAGCGGGCCGCACTGGAAATGCCGCCTTTTGCTGTTGAAGAGAATGCAGACGAGTGGCTTGCAAGGCTGACAAGGAAAACAGAGGGATGAGAGGGTGGCGGAAATGGCAACAACCGGGAAAAGAACAATTGTGGTTGGGACAAGACAAAGCGCGCTTGCGCTCACGCAAACCGGGCAGGTTATTGACCAGCTGAAGGCGATTTGCGAGTCGCATGGGCTTGATTATACATTCGAAATACATAAAATCGTAACCAAAGGCGACCAGATCATTGACGTAACGTTATCGAAGGTTGGCGGCAAAGGTTTGTTTGTGAAGGAAATTGAACAAGCGCTGCTCGACGGGACAATTGATCTTGCCGTACACAGCATGAAAGATATGCCGTATGAGCTTCCCGGCGGATTAATTAACGGAGCGGTTCCGAAGCGGGTGGACCCGAGGGACTGCCTCGTATCCAAAGATGGACAGGACTTGGCGGGTTTGCCGCCGGGCGCGAAAGTGGGAACAAGCAGTTTGCGCCGCGCTGCGCAAATTAAAGCATATCGCCCCGATCTTACGCTTGAATCGGTGCGCGGCAATATCGACTCGCGTATCCGCAAGCTGGAGACGGAAGGATTTGATGCCATTATTTTGGCAACAGCCGGTTTGAAACGAATGGACTGGGATAACCGGATTACCGCTTATATTCCAGAAGATGTCTGCATTCCGGCTGTCGGGCAAGGCGCGCTGGGCATCGAATGCCGGGAGGCTGATGCGGAAGTGCGGGAGCTGCTGGCGCTTCTTAATGATGAAGATACCGCTTATGCCGTTGAAGCAGAGAGAAGTTTCCTCGGTGCGCTGAACGGCGGCTGCCAGGTGCCGCTTGGCGCGCATGCTGTCCTTAAGCAAGCGCAGGACGGCACACGAACGCTTGAGCTTTCCGGCATGGTCGGAACGCCGGACGGCTCCACGCTGCTGAAAGAAATTCAGCAGGGCAGCGATCCGGTCGAGCTTGGCCGAAGCGTAGCCGCCGCGCTCCGCGCTCGCGGAGCGGACGATATTCTGAAGCAATACGGGGGCGCACATGGAGCATAAAGGAACGGTATATTTGGTTGGCGCAGGACCGGGAGATCCGAAGCTGATTACCGTTCGCGGCTTGGAAGTGCTCCGCAAAAGCGACGTTGTTGTATATGACCGGCTGGCAAGCCCAAGGCTGCTTCAGCATTTGAAGCCGGGAACGGAAAAAATATATGTCGGCAAGCTGCCGGACAGGCATACGATGAAGCAGGAGCAAATCAATCAGCTGCTTGTCGATTTGGCTTTGCAGGGGAAAACGGTAACCCGGCTTAAAGGCGGCGACCCGACGATTTTTGGCCGGGTCGGCGAAGAGGCGGAACTGCTGCAAGAGCACGGAATAACATTTGAGATTGTGCCGGGCATTACTTCGGCTATCGCTGTGCCGGCGTATGCCGGCATCCCGGTGACGCACCGCGATCTTGCATCGTCGCTGTCGATCATTACAGGCCACGAAAGCCCGGAAAAGCTGGACCGTTCCATTCATTGGGACAAGGTGACGAACGCTACCGGAACGCTTGTTTTTCTGATGGGCGTCTCCAAAGTCGGCTATATCGCCGAGCAGCTGATCCGGCACGGCAAGCCGCCTGAGACGCCGGTAGCCCTGATCCGCTGGGGAACAAGGCCGGAGCAGGAGACCATTACCGGAACGCTTGCGACGATAGAACGAATCGTTAAAGAAGCGGGCTTTCAGCCGCCGGCCGTTATCGTGGTCGGGGAGGTTGTGCTTCAGCGCGACAAGCTGCAATGGGTGGAGCGCAAGCCGCTGTTTGGCATGCGCGTGCTCATTACACGCGCCCGGTCGCAGGCTAGCGAGCTGGCCGCCCTCATCGAAGAGCTGGGCGGCGAGCCGTGCGAATTTCCTGTCATTGAAACCAGAATGACAGAAGGCGGGCATGCGGCAGAAGCTATCGGCGGCGCGCTTCAGCAAGCCGAACAATATCACTGGCTGCTGTTTACGAGCGTAAACGGCGTCGAATACTTTTTTGAATGGCTGAAGCGTCTGGGCGTTGATATTCGACGTTTCCATGCGGCCCGTATTGCCGCTGTCGGCCCCAAGACGGCGCAAGCGCTGGAAGCGAAAGGGCTGCTGCCTGTCAGCCTGCCCGGTCAATTCCAGGCGGAAGGCTTGCTGGAGCGGCTGAAAGGCGAAATCGCCCCCGGCCAAAAGGTGCTTTTGCCGAGAGGCAATCTGGCGCGCGACCTGCTTCCGAAAGAGCTGGAAGCCGGCGGTATTGCTGCGGTTCCGATTGATGTATACGAAACCGTGCTTGCGGAAAACCAAGACGAATATGCGCTTGAGGCGCTTCGCGAGCGCGAAATCCATATGATTACGTTTACCAGCTCCTCCACGGTAAACAACCTGCTCGAGCTGCTGAAGCGGAGCGGAATAGACCAGCCGGCGAAGCTGCTGGAAGCCGTGCCTGTCGCTTCGATTGGCCCGCAAACGACTAAGGCGGCTGAAGCAGCGGGGCTTGAAGTTGCAATTGAGCCGGACACGGCGACCATCGAGGCATTGGTCGCCGCTATTGTGCAATACAGGCTGACGGAACGCAGCCGCATGAATGAATGACAAGACTGGGAGGCATGACAACGATGACATTTCCAATTGAAAGGCATCGCCGTTTACGCAGAACGGCTGCATTGCGCAGCATGGTTAGAGAGACAATCCTTCATCCTGATGAATTTATTTATCCGATATTCGTAACGTTTGGCACCAATGTCAAAACCGAAATTGCTTCGATGCCGGGCGTATTCCAATATTCGCTTGACCGGCTGGAAGAGGAAATTAAAGATGTCATCGACGCCGGTATCCGCAGCGTCCTGCTGTTTGGCATTCCGGAGCATAAAGATGCAGTCGGCACTTCCGCGTTCGAATCGGAAGGGATTGTTCAACAGGCGACAAGGGCTATTAAAAAAATGGCACCCGACATGCTTGTTGTGGCGGACACCTGCTTATGCGAATTTACAGATCACGGCCATTGCGGCTTGATCCATCACGACCCTGTCACCGGCGTTGCCGACGTAGACAATGACAGCTCGCTTGAGGTGTTGGTCCGCACGGCCATTTCGCAAGCGGAAGCGGGAGCGGATATTATCGCCCCTTCCAACATGATGGACGGATTTGTGGCCGCGATCCGCGCCGGTCTTGATGAAGCAGGTTATTCGCATATTCCGATCATGTCGTATTCGGTCAAATATGCATCCGCATTTTACGGCCCGTTCCGCGAGGCTGCGCAATCCGCGCCGCAGTTCGGCGACCGCAAAACGTATCAGATGGATCCGGCCAACGTGCGGGAAGCGCTGCGCGAAGCGGACTCCGATGTGACCGAAGGCGCCGACATGCTGATGGTGAAACCGGCACTCGCGTATATGGACGTCATTAAAACGCTGAAAGACAATTTCGACCTGCCTGTTGTTGCTTATAACGTCAGCGGCGAATATTCGATGGTGAAAGCGGCGGCAGCCAGCGGCTGGATTGACGAACGCAAAATCGTTATGGAATCGCTGCTTGGCATGAAACGCGCCGGCGCAGACATCATTATTACGTATCATGCGAAAGATGCGGCAAGATGGCTGAAGGAGGAAACGAAGTGAGCGAGCATACAAGCACCAGAGTGAATACACGTTCGGTTGAAGCTTTTGCCAGAGCGAAGCAGGTAATGCCGGGCGGCGTCAACAGCCCCGTGCGCGCGTTCAAATCGGTAGGGCTGAATCCGGTCTATATGGAGCGCGGAGAAGGCAGCCGCATTTACGATATCGACGGCAACAGCTATATCGACTACATTGCCTCCTGGGGGCCGCTTATTATGGGCCATGCCCATCCGGAAGTGGTCGAAGCGATCAAGCGTACAGCCGAGAAAGGCACCAGCTTTGGCGCGCCGACCGAACTGGAGACGTTAATGGCGGAAACGGTATGCGAACGCGTGCCTTCCGTTGATATCGTCCGCATGGTCAATTCGGGTACGGAAGCTACGATGAGCGCCCTTCGCCTGGCGAGAGGTTATACGAAACGCAACCGTATTCTGAAGTTCGAAGGCTCGTATCACGGCCATGCCGACAGCCTGCTGATCAAAGCCGGTTCGGGTGTCGCTACGCTTGGCCTGCCGGACAGCCCGGGCGTACCGGAGCATGTGGCAGCCCAGACGATTGCGGTGCCGTATAACGATCTGGAATCGGTGAAGCTGGCGTTTGAGCGATACGGCGAAGAAATCGCCTGCATTATTGTGGAGCCAATCGCCGGCAACATGGGTGTGGTGCCGCCGCTTCCGGGCTTCCTGCAAGGGCTGCGCGACATTACCCGCCAATATGGCAGCCTGCTTATTTTTGACGAGGTCATGACCGGCTTCCGCGTCGGCTACAGTTGCGCGCAAGGGCTGTTCGGCATTGAACCCGATTTGACCTGCTTCGGCAAAGTCATCGGCGGCGGTTTGCCGGTAGGGGCTTATGGCGGCAAACGCGAAATTATGGAAATGATTGCGCCAAGCGGCCCGATTTATCAGGCGGGTACGCTTTCGGGCAACCCGCTGGCAATGGCTGCAGGCTACACGACATTAAAGCTGTTGACGCCGGAAACGTACAATCTGCTGGAAAACCGCGCTTCCCGCCTGCAGCTTGGCTTCGAGGCCAATGCGCGCAAGCATGGCGTTCCTGTGACCATTAACCGCGTCGGCTCGATGGTATGTCCGTTCTTTACCGATACGCTGGTCGTTAACTTCGATACGGCGAAAACCTCCAATCTGGAACGGTTCAAATCGTATTTCGCCCATATGCTTGATCTTGGCGTAAGCGTAGCGCCTTCGCAGTTCGAAGGAATGTTTGTATCGGCGGTGCACTCGAATGAAGACATCGACGCTACGATTGCAGCACATGATGCGGCGCTCAGCCGCTTGTAATAACGGAAGTCTGTAACACAGCATTAAAGCCCAATACGGATAACGGCCGGATCGAAAAAACGGTTTCGATTCGGCTTTTTTGCAAATAGAAGCCGGTTTCGCAAACCAAAGCTTCTATTCCTCCGGAACGAACAAAGGAGAGATTGTAAACGATGAATCGTAACACCTATATTCGCAAAGGGGAATGGATGGAGCTGGATACAACAGCCGTTGCCGCAGAAACGGGAGCGGCTCCGCTTGAAACCGGGGCTCATCCGCACCATGTCCGGCAATGGCTGCAGTCGCTGTCCTTTTTTCCGGACAAATGGCTGGGCCGCTTATTTTCCGTAGGAGGCATCCGCTGGCAGGGCGATGCGCTGCAGCTGCTTGCCTTCCCGGCGGCGGATACAGACAAAGATGCCGTATACCGGAAAGCGGCTGCGCCAACCGTTATGGCTGCGCCCCCGGTATTGTTTGAAGATGATTTTTGCCTCGTTCTCCACAAGCCTGCAGGCATGCCCGTTCATGAATCGCACCCGGGGCATACAGGCACGCTGGACGAAGCGGCGGCAAGGCATGCGCTGGCGGAAGGCGACCCGCTGCCGCTGCGCCATATTCACCGGCTGGATGAAGATACGTCAGGGCCGGTGTTATATGCCAAAAACGAACTGGCCCAGCTGCTGCTGGACGAGGCAATGCGCGACAAGCGGATTGACCGGCATTATTTGGCGGTTGTCCGCGGCAGGCCGACCAGACGGCAGGGAACCGTAGACGAGCCGATCGGCAAGGACCGCCATCATTCCTCCAGAAGAATCGTAACCTCTTCCGGGGACCGGGCCGTTACGCATTACGAGCTGTTGGAGCGCTGGGGGACCGCCTCTTTGCTGCGTTTGCAGCTGGAAACGGGCAGAACGCATCAAATCCGCGTCCATATGAGCTTTAACGGCAATCCGCTGCTTGGCGACCAGCTGTACGGCGGAGATACAAGGCTGATCCGCCATCAGGCGCTTCACGGCGAATCGCTTGCTTTTCCGCATCCGTGGACCCGGGAGGTTATTCGAGTAGAAGCAGCTCCTCCCCGCTGGTTATCCGAATTGAAAGAGAAGCTGGCCGGTACGGCAAAATGATAGTCATGCACCTCTCCTTCCTGCCATATAGATAGATAGTGAATGTAACGTATAGCCCAAGCATTCAGTAGGAGGAAGGGAGGAAAAGCAGCGTGGCGGAACAAACAAACGGATTGCGTTTTGATGTATATGAGCGCGTTCACTTACCGGATGATGTAGCTGCTATTGATGAGCTGGAGGAAATTGAGCTGGTTCCTCGCATCCAGGTGGTTGAGCAGGGTGACCATGCCTTATTAAAAGGCCAATTGCTGCTTAGCGGGGTTTATCGCAGCAAGTCGGAGCTGGCGGCGTCGCAGACGCTGGAACATTGGATTCCCGTTGAAATTTCCTTGCCGATGAACCGGGTATCCAGGCTGGAGGACATATCGGTCGAGATTGATAATTTCGACGTCGACTTATTGTCGTCGCGTACCATTAATGTCACGGGGGTCCTTTCCTTGCGCGGCATATTGGTGGAATCATTGCCGGAAGCGGCAGAGCCGTGGCGCGAAGAGTCCTTTACTGTTGTTCACCGCCGGGAGCGGGAAGAAGCGCAGTCGTATCCTTATGGAGGGTACGCCCAGGAATGGGCGGAAGAACAGCAGCGGCAGCCGCAACCACAGCAGGAAGCGCCGCAGGCTGGATTTTCGTCTCATTTTGGCATACCGGATGAAGCTGCCGCTATAAGGGAACAATCGGAAGCGGAGTTCCAGCCGGAGCCTCGCGCGGAACAGCCGCTAGGTGGTCAAGCCGATGCCGGCTGGTCCGCTTCGCCGTGGCTGCCGGCTGATGCGCAAGCGGAGGAGCGCCAGCCCGAGGCAGCTGCAGAAGCGGCTGAGGCGGGGGCGCTGCCATACGAGGAGCCGCAGCCGGAAGCATGGACGGAGACGTCGCCTGTTGCTCAAGCGCTGGAAGCGGCGCAGCCGGAGCCGGAAAAGCAGGAGCCGCGCGTCGCATTTGGCGCGAAGCAGGAGCAGCCCGCCAAAGCCGATGCTTCCGGAGTCGGCTTGCTGACGCTGCTGCAAACGAGCCGGAGAGAGCAGGCGGCAAGGCAAGCGGCCGAAGAAGAGCTAACTGCGAAAAGAGAGCAAAAGCGCAATGAATTGTACGTCGATGAAATCGAATGGGGCAACTTGTTCCTCGGCAAGCAGGCGAGCAGCCAAAACGAGTTCCGCAAAATACGTGTGTGCATCGTTCAAAAGGAAGAAACGCTCGAATCGATTGCGTTTCGCTACAATTTGAACCCCAGAGAAATTTTGCTGCACAACCGGCTAAGCGACAGCTCTGTGTCGGAAGGACAAGTGCTTTATATTCCGTAATGAACGGCCAGCGCTTGCGCATGCATCCTATCTTGAAACAGCACTCCTAAGCTTGTCCGCCCCGGATTCGTCGGCGGCAGGCATAGGAGTGCTTTTTGCTTCTGTCCGGCTGCAGCGAACAGCCGGCAGGCGGCGCCGCGAGGGAAGCGGTTGCCTGCCGGCTCCTTCTGGCCCGATTAGGCGGCCGATATGTCAAAAGTTTAGAGGTATAAAGTTGACTAGAGCAGGCAATAACGATATGATAAGAAATATATGTTTTCATTGAATGAAATGACGATGAAGGGGAAGTGTACGCACCCAAGCCTTCAGAGAGCGGAGCCGTAACGCTGAGAGGCTGCGCAGGAACTTGATGCTACAGGTCGCCCCGGAGTTGCCCGGATGAGCAGGCTATTCGCTTGCTAGCCCAGGCCGGCCACAGCCGTTATCTGTTTAAGTGCCGTTCGCGTGTTAGCGGGCGGAATAAAGGTGGTACCGCGGAAGTTCAACCTTTCGTCCTTTCTGTTTAAGGGCGGAAGGTTTTTTTGCGTCAATTACAACGATTACGATAAGAATGATGGAGGATGGTTCGCTTATGCCAGAAAACCAAACGACACCTGAAATGCCGACGACCTACGATCCGAAGTCGGCCGAACAAAAATGGCACGACTACTGGAAGCAGGGAGGCTATTTTGAGGCGGGCAAAAATCCCGACGCCCAGCCGTATACGATCGTGATTCCCCCGCCAAACGTAACGGGGATGCTCCATATCGGCCATGCGCTTGATTTTACGCTGCAGGATATTATGATCCGCACGAAACGGATGCAAGGCTATGACGCGCTGTGGCTGCCGGGCACCGACCATGCCGGTATCGCAACGCAAACAAAGGTTGAGCAAAAGCTGAGAGAGCAAGGCCTCTCCCGCTACGACCTCGGCCGCGAGAAGTTTCTGGAGAAGGTATGGGAGTGGAAAGACCAATACGCCGAAACGATTCACGAGCAATGGGCCAAAATGGGCTTCTCGCTTGACTTTACCCGCGAGCGCTTCACACTGGACGAAGGCTTGTCCAAGGCTGTGCGCGAAGTGTTTGTACGCCTGTACGATAAAGGCCTTATTTACCGCGGCAAAAAAATTATTAACTGGGATCCGGCGGCTCGCACAGCTTTGTCCGATATTGAGGTTGAATATAAAGAAATTAACGGCAGCCTGTACCATCTGCAGTACCCGCTGAAAGACGGCAGCGGCTTTATTACCGTTGCGACAACCCGTCCGGAGACGATGCTTGGCGATACGGCCGTAGCTGTTCATCCGGAAGATGAGCGTTACAAAGATTTGATCGGCAAGCTTATTGTACTTCCGATCGTTGGCCGCGAAATTCCGATTATCGCCGACGAATATGTCGAGAAGGAATTTGGCTCCGGCGCCGTAAAAATTACGCCTGCCCATGATCCTAACGACTTCGAGGTAGGCGCGCGCCATGACCTGCCGCAAATTATCGTCATGGACGAAAGCGGCACGATGAATGACAATGCCGGCCCTTACCAAGGCCTGGACCGCGCGGACTGCCGCAAGCAAATCGTCAAAGATTTGCAGGAGCAGGGCGTATGCATCCGTATTGAAGAGCATGTGCATCAAGTTGGCCACAGCGAGCGCAGCGGCGCCGTTGTAGAGCCGTATTTGTCCACGCAATGGTTTGTTGCGATGCAGCCGCTTGCGGACACCGCTATTGCCGCTCAAAAATCCGGCAAAG encodes the following:
- a CDS encoding YjgB family protein, translated to MNKTQIRCSLACFIVAAAITMGGCANNNGSSNGSNVSESPPASATVSPGNNPSSDATATPPAQETSKPDESKALLETIEAAAKEGKVPGCNYAAHIALYDDIEKEWGKADKNDTAGKGIYAVYENKGITFGYNKGMLVFDVRSYAPELKLLTLKQIEGALGQADEKTTSGDDQIYTYNVNKQYQLKFAIPESTGKVDHISVYSPEDAKNLMAG
- the speD gene encoding adenosylmethionine decarboxylase, whose amino-acid sequence is MEYSTFGRHVAVDAWGVDFDLLNNAELLQAYMVEAAENCGATVLSVQSKQFEPQGATVLVLLSESHLSIHTYPERGFAALDCYTCGESVDPQLAIDCMLSVLKPKTTYAKKLVRGMGELQLEEPHIMQTKFV
- the hemA gene encoding glutamyl-tRNA reductase, with translation MHIMVVGLNYRTAPVEVRERFTFSEQDLPEALRQLKQSTGVMECVIVATCNRTELYVVVDRHHMCGHYIRSFMESWFHLPRQQFTNHLYMYEDHDAIKHLFRVASGLDSMVIGETQILGQVKDAFQLAQQHKMTGTLFNMLFKQAVTVAKRAHTETAIGELAVSVSYAAVELGKRIFGAFHKKTVMLLGAGETSELTAKHLVANGATNVIVGNRTYERAATLAQQLNGQAFGLNEAGSRLSDVDIIISSTGASGYVLTKDEVAAAMQRRKSKPLYLIDIAVPRDLDPAIAEVDNVFLYDIDDLEGIVETNLELRRKEAAKIETMIKKEMDAFDSWYKTLGVVPLIRALQTKAEEIHEETLHSLTNKLPDLGEHELKVIRKLTKSIVNQMMQDPILRIKEMAGEKRSDEAMDMFVKLFALEDRLEADKQAERQAKSEKEAADKKKMAQNQAAITFAAMTP
- the ccsA gene encoding cytochrome c biogenesis protein CcsA, giving the protein MGTANWLYDAILYIYALSLLFYFSDFMDANRRAKRVGTGLLIFVWVLQTVYVLIRIFHHLDLSAISTFEYWLGFSWLLITISVVMNRFFNIEFLVFFVNVIGFAVLALNLYSGSRNGVSIEAWETTRNLLYVHISLILCAYAALTLGVLFAAMYLFLHKQLKGKNWTKHMRRLPSLEMIKRYSDRAVMIGVPLLAMSLSVGATSIIVENRLELLLDWKVIFAFLAFISYIVYVVQRSLGRKPALKLAQLQIFSFILLVSGFFVNGLSSFH
- a CDS encoding precorrin-2 dehydrogenase/sirohydrochlorin ferrochelatase family protein produces the protein MSNYYPMMVRLNGKKCIVVGGGKVAERKLAGLLEAGADNVAVISPVITPKLEELAAASLIRWDKRPYNGLDAGVFLVIAATDDREVNKRVAADAERLEALVNVADAPEEGRFITPAVVRRGSLLLAVTAGGASPSLTVRIKRELEARYGPDYAAYTEKLARLRLLVQQTVADEMDKKDILQRAALEMPPFAVEENADEWLARLTRKTEG
- the hemC gene encoding hydroxymethylbilane synthase; translated protein: MATTGKRTIVVGTRQSALALTQTGQVIDQLKAICESHGLDYTFEIHKIVTKGDQIIDVTLSKVGGKGLFVKEIEQALLDGTIDLAVHSMKDMPYELPGGLINGAVPKRVDPRDCLVSKDGQDLAGLPPGAKVGTSSLRRAAQIKAYRPDLTLESVRGNIDSRIRKLETEGFDAIILATAGLKRMDWDNRITAYIPEDVCIPAVGQGALGIECREADAEVRELLALLNDEDTAYAVEAERSFLGALNGGCQVPLGAHAVLKQAQDGTRTLELSGMVGTPDGSTLLKEIQQGSDPVELGRSVAAALRARGADDILKQYGGAHGA